In a single window of the Kiloniellales bacterium genome:
- a CDS encoding NUDIX domain-containing protein has translation MSGKAGQTTESAPDDPRAYERPSVTVDLALLSVREGRLSVLLLRRDRAPFQGAWSLPGGFVRIDESLEEAAERILREKAQMSGVFMEQLFTFGAIDRDPRARVITVAYYALVEAGRFDEALKASAELSLFEILVPWAGETGGAVAICSADGETEPLAFDHAEILGMAVKRLRGKLDYSPVGFELLPERFTLRQLQEVHEAILNRRMNKPAFRRRMLDKGVLQATGERESGVTYRPAELYRFLAPKAAGPGQNQEG, from the coding sequence ATGAGCGGCAAGGCCGGACAGACGACAGAAAGCGCTCCCGACGATCCCAGGGCCTACGAGCGGCCGTCGGTCACGGTCGACCTGGCGCTGCTTTCGGTCCGCGAGGGGCGTCTGAGCGTGCTCCTGCTGCGCCGCGACCGGGCGCCGTTCCAGGGTGCCTGGTCTCTGCCGGGCGGCTTCGTGCGCATCGACGAATCGCTCGAAGAAGCGGCGGAGCGGATTCTGCGCGAGAAGGCGCAGATGTCCGGCGTCTTCATGGAGCAGCTCTTCACCTTCGGCGCGATCGACCGCGACCCCCGCGCCCGCGTCATCACCGTGGCCTACTACGCCCTGGTGGAAGCCGGGCGGTTCGACGAGGCACTGAAAGCCTCGGCCGAGCTTTCCTTGTTTGAAATCCTCGTGCCCTGGGCGGGCGAGACCGGGGGCGCGGTCGCCATCTGCTCCGCCGACGGCGAGACCGAGCCGCTCGCCTTCGACCACGCCGAGATCCTCGGCATGGCGGTCAAGCGGCTGCGCGGCAAGCTGGACTACAGCCCGGTCGGCTTCGAGCTTCTGCCGGAGCGCTTCACCCTGCGCCAGCTCCAGGAGGTCCACGAGGCGATCCTCAATCGCCGCATGAACAAGCCCGCCTTCCGCCGCCGGATGCTCGACAAGGGCGTCCTGCAGGCGACCGGAGAGCGGGAGAGCGGAGTCACCTACCGGCCGGCCGAGCTCTATCGCTTCCTCGCGCCGAAAGCCGCCGGTCCGGGCCAGAACCAGGAGGGTTGA
- a CDS encoding SPFH domain-containing protein: MAEIRRYPFLRHLRSEASVHVTHYRKGRKHRAGRGLAFWFRPDGASIAEIPMDDRDMPFLFRGRSKDFQEVTVQGLITWRVADPEGLAERLDFTIDLKTGAYLNEPIDQVASLLTGLARQEALRYLAELPIGELLENGPAPVQACVERGLTSAERLTDMGIEAVTVRLADLAPSAELDRALQTPTFEALQQRADQATFERRALAVEKERAIAENELQNRIELARRESQLIAQEDENARNRATGEAEARQIAAAGEAERIRVVGQARAETEKARMEVYRDLPRDVLLALAAREFAGKLTSIEHLSVTPDLLGSLLGYLARAGAKRLEHDAQTGAD; this comes from the coding sequence ATGGCCGAGATCCGCCGCTATCCCTTTCTGCGCCACCTGCGCAGCGAAGCCAGCGTTCACGTGACCCACTACCGCAAGGGCCGCAAGCACAGGGCGGGCAGGGGCCTGGCCTTCTGGTTCCGCCCCGACGGCGCCAGCATCGCCGAGATCCCGATGGACGACCGCGACATGCCCTTTCTGTTCCGGGGCCGCTCCAAGGACTTTCAGGAGGTCACGGTGCAGGGGCTGATCACCTGGCGGGTCGCCGATCCCGAGGGGCTCGCCGAGCGCCTGGACTTCACGATCGACTTGAAGACCGGCGCCTATCTCAATGAACCTATTGACCAGGTTGCGAGCCTCTTGACCGGGCTCGCACGTCAGGAGGCGCTGCGCTACCTGGCGGAGCTGCCGATCGGCGAGCTGCTGGAAAATGGCCCGGCGCCGGTCCAGGCCTGCGTCGAGCGCGGCCTGACCTCGGCCGAGCGCCTGACCGATATGGGGATCGAGGCGGTCACGGTCCGCCTAGCGGACCTGGCGCCCTCGGCCGAGCTGGACCGGGCCCTGCAGACCCCGACCTTCGAGGCCCTGCAGCAGCGCGCCGATCAGGCAACCTTCGAGCGCCGGGCCCTGGCGGTCGAGAAGGAGCGGGCGATCGCCGAGAACGAGCTGCAGAACCGCATCGAACTCGCACGCCGGGAAAGCCAGCTCATCGCCCAGGAAGACGAGAACGCCCGCAACCGCGCGACCGGCGAGGCCGAGGCCCGGCAGATCGCGGCGGCCGGGGAGGCCGAGCGGATCCGGGTCGTCGGCCAGGCCCGCGCCGAGACCGAGAAGGCGCGCATGGAGGTCTACCGCGACCTGCCGCGCGACGTCCTCCTGGCCCTGGCGGCCCGGGAGTTCGCCGGCAAGCTGACCTCGATCGAGCACCTCAGCGTCACGCCGGACCTGCTGGGCAGCCTGCTGGGCTATCTGGCCCGTGCGGGAGCCAAGCGCCTCGAGCACGACGCCCAGACGGGCGCCGACTAG